The following are encoded together in the Gemmatimonadaceae bacterium genome:
- the radC gene encoding DNA repair protein RadC encodes MLEQPGRESAKTLSIKELPRTERPRERLKQHGAGALSVSELLAIVLGSGAGGRSTLALAQDILTKVGGSLRRIAAQPVATLTAGRGMGPARAIAIHAALELGRRMADEEREEGAPMRSPRDVFGAFAGRLQDLPVEEFHVAVLDAQHRMERDITVTRGILNSSLVHPREVFREAIAERAAAIILVHNHPSGDPSPSVDDRVVTEQLVSAGRLLDIPVHDHVIIGRGRYVSFAETGLL; translated from the coding sequence ATGTTGGAGCAGCCTGGCCGGGAATCTGCCAAAACGTTAAGTATTAAAGAGCTGCCACGCACCGAACGGCCGCGTGAGCGGCTCAAGCAGCACGGTGCAGGTGCGCTCAGTGTAAGCGAACTGCTCGCCATCGTGCTCGGCTCGGGCGCCGGCGGGCGATCGACGCTGGCACTCGCGCAGGATATTCTGACAAAGGTAGGCGGCTCGCTCCGACGCATCGCAGCGCAGCCCGTCGCGACGCTCACGGCTGGCCGCGGCATGGGACCTGCGCGCGCCATTGCGATACACGCTGCGCTGGAGTTGGGTCGCCGCATGGCGGACGAGGAGCGCGAAGAAGGCGCTCCGATGCGCTCGCCACGAGACGTGTTCGGCGCATTCGCCGGCCGACTCCAGGATCTGCCTGTCGAAGAATTCCACGTGGCCGTGCTCGATGCGCAACACCGCATGGAGCGGGACATTACGGTGACACGCGGGATTTTGAACTCGTCGCTCGTACATCCGCGCGAAGTCTTTCGAGAAGCCATCGCCGAACGCGCGGCGGCCATCATTCTGGTGCACAACCACCCGAGCGGCGATCCGTCGCCCTCGGTCGATGACCGGGTAGTCACGGAGCAACTCGTGTCGGCGGGACGTTTGTTAGACATACCGGTTCACGACCACGTCATCATCGGTCGCGGACGCTACGTCAGTTTCGCGGAGACAGGTTTGCTGTGA